Proteins encoded in a region of the Isosphaeraceae bacterium EP7 genome:
- a CDS encoding TonB-dependent receptor codes for METSLKPKADRKNLVTQQKALAINLDGRKYGTFAEIGAGQEVVRWFFQVGGAAGTIAKSISAYDMTVSDAIYGPTPRYVSRDRLVTMLDYEYALVQDRLHSKRGAETDFFVFADTVSARNFHGTNECHGWMGIKYQATPGAEPSQIVVHVRMLDKDNVSQQQALGIIGVNLIYGALYHFADPDELLHSLIDDLTADRIEVDMIKFTGPEFLGIDHRLMSLKLVQLELSDAAMFSATGEVLQPSEVLHKKAILVERGSFRPVTYVNVDMLHSARQQFVNHVGLRQEEEGEPEVVSLMELTMRNLLSTGGEHGGIDYTDFLARADVLAATGATVLISDYFEYYRLAAYLRRYTKKSIGITMGIPSLIELFNEKYYEHLEGGILESFGRLFRNDLRLYVYPLLDGATRQLVTVQKLKVSPGLQGLYDHLAENGYIESIDFYNKDYLRIFSRDVLMKIGNNDPSWETMVPPAVASLIKERHFFGYRDADHPPVDSVGETHPSEVRGDAPNDKPVDPAASADRPR; via the coding sequence ATGGAGACGAGCTTGAAACCGAAGGCCGACCGCAAGAACCTGGTGACTCAGCAGAAGGCATTGGCCATTAATCTGGACGGGCGAAAATACGGGACATTCGCCGAGATCGGTGCCGGCCAGGAGGTCGTCCGCTGGTTCTTTCAGGTGGGCGGGGCGGCCGGGACCATCGCCAAGAGCATCTCAGCCTACGACATGACCGTCAGTGACGCCATCTATGGCCCGACGCCCCGCTATGTGTCGCGGGACAGGCTGGTGACGATGCTGGACTATGAGTACGCGTTGGTCCAGGATCGACTCCATTCCAAGCGAGGAGCGGAGACCGACTTCTTCGTCTTCGCCGACACGGTGTCCGCTCGCAACTTCCATGGGACGAACGAGTGCCATGGCTGGATGGGCATCAAGTATCAAGCCACGCCGGGCGCCGAGCCATCTCAGATCGTGGTTCATGTCCGCATGCTTGACAAGGACAATGTATCCCAGCAACAGGCCCTGGGGATCATCGGCGTCAATCTGATCTACGGCGCTCTCTACCACTTCGCGGACCCCGACGAGCTGCTGCATTCCTTGATCGACGATCTGACAGCAGATCGGATCGAGGTCGACATGATCAAGTTCACCGGGCCTGAGTTCCTCGGGATCGACCATCGCCTGATGAGCTTGAAGCTCGTCCAGCTCGAGCTGAGCGACGCGGCGATGTTCTCGGCCACCGGGGAGGTCTTGCAGCCGTCTGAGGTCCTCCACAAGAAGGCAATCCTGGTGGAGCGCGGATCCTTCCGCCCGGTTACGTATGTTAATGTGGATATGCTTCATTCGGCGCGGCAGCAGTTCGTGAATCACGTCGGCCTACGTCAGGAAGAGGAAGGTGAGCCGGAAGTCGTGTCCTTGATGGAATTGACGATGCGCAACCTGCTCTCGACCGGCGGCGAGCACGGCGGGATCGACTACACCGACTTCCTCGCCCGAGCCGACGTCCTGGCCGCGACCGGTGCCACGGTCCTGATCTCGGATTACTTCGAGTACTACCGGCTGGCCGCGTACCTGCGACGTTATACGAAGAAGTCGATCGGGATCACGATGGGCATCCCTAGCCTGATCGAACTGTTCAACGAGAAGTATTACGAGCACCTCGAAGGCGGGATCCTAGAATCGTTCGGCAGACTGTTCCGGAACGACCTCAGGCTCTACGTCTATCCGCTCCTGGACGGGGCGACGCGGCAACTCGTCACGGTGCAGAAGCTCAAGGTTTCACCCGGTCTTCAGGGGCTCTACGACCACCTCGCTGAGAATGGCTATATCGAGAGCATCGATTTCTACAACAAAGATTATTTGCGGATCTTCTCGCGAGATGTGCTGATGAAGATCGGCAATAACGATCCTTCCTGGGAGACGATGGTGCCGCCGGCAGTCGCGAGCCTCATCAAGGAACGCCACTTCTTCGGCTATCGAGACGCCGACCACCCCCCCGTCGACTCGGTCGGGGAGACGCACCCATCCGAGGTTCGGGGCGACGCTCCGAACGACAAGCCTGTCGATCCGGCGGCAAGTGCAGATCGGCCCCGTTGA
- a CDS encoding acetyltransferase, which yields MTPLWIFGSGGHAKVVIDAARASGLFEVVGVLDDDPSRRGMRVLEVPILEGISPEVVERCGIRHAIIAVGCNRARADLARRLDGSILWATVVHPTACLASGVAVGEGSVVCAGAIVQPDAIIGRHVILNTASSVDHDSHVGDFAHIAPGARLAGGVRIGPGALIGLGSGIIPRCSVGAWATVGAGGMVIRDIAPGITAVGIPARPVERTISQAQNPIEDPLAGE from the coding sequence ATGACTCCTCTCTGGATCTTCGGTTCGGGGGGGCACGCCAAGGTGGTGATCGACGCCGCGCGCGCCTCGGGCCTGTTCGAGGTGGTCGGCGTACTCGACGACGATCCGAGCAGGCGTGGCATGCGGGTACTCGAAGTCCCGATCCTCGAAGGGATCTCGCCCGAGGTGGTGGAGCGGTGTGGGATCCGCCATGCAATTATCGCCGTCGGATGCAACCGCGCCAGGGCCGACCTCGCCCGGCGGCTCGACGGCTCGATTCTCTGGGCGACCGTGGTCCACCCCACTGCCTGCCTGGCGTCGGGAGTCGCGGTCGGAGAGGGTTCCGTCGTCTGCGCCGGGGCGATTGTCCAGCCGGATGCGATCATCGGGCGTCACGTGATCCTCAACACGGCGTCGAGTGTCGACCACGACTCTCACGTCGGCGATTTCGCCCACATCGCCCCTGGCGCACGGCTCGCCGGCGGTGTTCGGATCGGGCCGGGAGCCCTGATAGGGCTGGGGAGCGGAATCATCCCCCGGTGTTCGGTGGGGGCCTGGGCGACGGTCGGAGCCGGCGGCATGGTCATCCGCGACATCGCCCCGGGCATCACGGCGGTCGGGATCCCAGCTCGGCCCGTGGAGAGGACGATCTCACAGGCGCAAAATCCGATCGAGGACCCGCTCGCCGGCGAGTGA
- a CDS encoding sugar transferase encodes MVGLVPAAFKRALDVVAALVGLLLLAPLMVAIAATVLATMGRPVLFRQVRPGYHATPFTLIKFRTMRVATGPDGESLPDAERLTRLGLILRRTSLDELPQLWNILRGEMSLVGPRPLLTEYLPLYSLEQSRRHEAQPGLTGWAQVRGRNAVSWDDRLDNDVWYVDHRSLVLDLKILALTFQRVVGGRGVTSPGEATMARFVGSEGGTI; translated from the coding sequence ATGGTTGGGCTTGTCCCGGCCGCCTTCAAGAGGGCCCTGGACGTCGTTGCCGCATTAGTCGGGCTGCTCCTGCTCGCTCCGCTTATGGTAGCGATCGCGGCGACGGTCCTGGCGACGATGGGCCGCCCGGTACTCTTCCGTCAGGTCCGACCCGGTTACCATGCCACGCCGTTCACTCTGATCAAATTTCGCACAATGCGGGTGGCGACGGGGCCCGATGGCGAGTCGCTGCCCGATGCCGAACGCCTGACGCGGCTCGGCCTGATTCTGCGGAGGACAAGTCTCGACGAGCTGCCGCAACTCTGGAACATCCTCAGAGGAGAAATGAGCCTCGTCGGCCCTCGCCCCCTGCTCACCGAGTACCTGCCGCTCTACTCCCTGGAGCAGTCCCGGCGCCACGAGGCACAGCCTGGCCTCACCGGGTGGGCCCAGGTCCGGGGACGCAACGCGGTCAGCTGGGACGATCGCCTGGACAATGACGTTTGGTATGTCGACCACCGATCGCTCGTCCTGGACCTGAAAATCCTCGCCCTGACCTTTCAGCGAGTCGTGGGCGGTCGTGGGGTGACCAGCCCGGGCGAGGCGACGATGGCACGTTTCGTCGGATCGGAGGGGGGGACGATATGA
- a CDS encoding glycosyltransferase family 4 protein — MRVLHLVKTSLGAGWALRQMRELVRLGVEVHAAMPSGGPLVPLYEAAGVTVHRGQFDFPTRDPWSWPALRRRARELVSGIRPDLIHSHFVGTTLTMRLALGRDHPVPRLFQVPGPLHLEHAAFRRAELLVAGRSDRWVGACRWTCDRYRASGIPDDRVFLSYYGTNPESFGDRAPGTLRAELGCDARTKLVGMVAYMYAPKRFLGQVRGLKGHEDFIDALALVREHDPEVLGVCIGGAWEGATAYATRVRAYAGSRLGVHLRFLGTRADVAELYPDLDVAVHPSHSENVGGAVESLLAGIPTIATNVGGFPDLVIHGKTGRLVPPRDPARLASSILETLEDPTSARAMAVRGRALARTMFDARSCAAEIRDIYRKILEGPVSDDHERDFEIQDTERTRPLQTPSLFGGDRPQALGR, encoded by the coding sequence ATGAGAGTCCTGCATCTGGTCAAGACATCTCTCGGCGCCGGTTGGGCCCTGCGCCAGATGCGCGAGCTGGTACGCCTGGGCGTCGAGGTCCACGCGGCGATGCCGTCGGGCGGTCCCCTGGTCCCGCTCTATGAGGCTGCCGGCGTGACGGTTCACCGCGGGCAGTTCGACTTCCCCACGCGCGATCCCTGGAGCTGGCCTGCCCTGCGCAGGCGGGCCCGCGAGCTGGTTTCCGGAATCCGGCCCGACCTGATCCACAGCCACTTCGTGGGCACGACGCTCACGATGCGGCTGGCCTTGGGCCGCGACCATCCGGTGCCGAGGTTGTTTCAGGTCCCCGGTCCACTCCACCTCGAACACGCCGCCTTCCGACGGGCGGAACTCCTCGTTGCGGGCCGCTCTGATCGATGGGTCGGCGCCTGTCGCTGGACGTGCGACCGCTATCGGGCCTCGGGCATCCCCGATGACCGCGTGTTCCTGTCCTATTACGGCACCAATCCGGAATCGTTCGGCGACCGGGCGCCGGGCACGCTTCGCGCGGAGCTGGGATGCGACGCGCGGACGAAACTCGTCGGTATGGTCGCCTACATGTACGCGCCGAAGCGGTTCCTCGGTCAGGTACGAGGCCTCAAGGGGCACGAGGATTTTATCGACGCATTGGCTCTCGTTCGGGAACACGATCCCGAGGTCCTCGGCGTCTGTATCGGGGGCGCCTGGGAGGGCGCCACCGCCTACGCGACCCGTGTGCGGGCTTATGCGGGGAGCCGGCTTGGTGTCCACCTGCGTTTCCTGGGGACGCGAGCCGACGTCGCCGAGTTGTACCCTGACCTCGACGTTGCCGTGCACCCGTCCCACTCGGAAAACGTCGGCGGTGCGGTCGAATCCCTGCTGGCTGGGATCCCGACCATCGCCACGAATGTGGGAGGCTTCCCCGACCTCGTCATCCACGGGAAGACCGGGCGGCTCGTCCCGCCTCGCGACCCGGCCAGGTTGGCGTCCTCGATCCTGGAAACCCTGGAAGATCCGACATCCGCGCGAGCGATGGCCGTTCGCGGCCGGGCGCTCGCCAGGACGATGTTCGACGCCCGCTCATGCGCGGCCGAGATCCGGGATATTTACCGTAAAATCCTCGAGGGACCGGTAAGCGATGACCACGAACGCGATTTCGAGATCCAGGACACCGAGCGGACCCGACCATTGCAGACCCCTTCCCTCTTCGGGGGAGACCGCCCGCAAGCGCTCGGGCGTTGA
- a CDS encoding glycosyltransferase — MTLEPLVSIAMPCHNATRTLPMALASLRAQTYEHWECLLVDDGSTDRPGELIAHAGDSRIRYIRLDRNRGRGFARQVALDHARGEFLGMLDADDWFYPSKLARQVDFLRSAPDVALVSTGMAIVAGRDELVGIRCCGPSDRSSVARGEMSRLAQPPLAHAPSLIRMPAARRAGYDATINLGEDVDFLIRVLLEGRYAILPAPAYAYSEHESVTLEKIVGGLRSLRRVFRKHKERFPIESRANVAKVMAKEGIYRSGFALGLGYRLIKRRSRTPTADERSGFGQALTEVANVAERHFGPVDRAEDGALARSCLGQMAMATRGPT; from the coding sequence ATGACTCTCGAGCCGCTCGTGTCGATCGCGATGCCCTGCCACAACGCAACCCGCACCCTTCCGATGGCCCTGGCATCGCTACGCGCCCAGACTTATGAGCACTGGGAATGCCTCCTGGTCGACGACGGTTCCACGGACCGGCCGGGCGAGTTGATTGCCCACGCGGGAGACTCGCGGATCCGCTACATCCGGCTCGATCGCAATCGAGGGCGTGGTTTCGCCCGCCAGGTGGCCCTCGATCACGCGCGAGGCGAGTTCCTAGGCATGCTGGACGCCGACGATTGGTTCTATCCGTCCAAGCTGGCCCGGCAGGTCGACTTTCTTCGATCCGCCCCCGATGTGGCCCTGGTGAGCACGGGCATGGCGATCGTCGCCGGGCGAGACGAGTTGGTGGGCATCCGCTGCTGCGGGCCCTCCGATCGAAGTTCTGTTGCCCGTGGGGAGATGAGCCGGCTCGCCCAGCCGCCGCTGGCACATGCGCCATCGCTGATCCGAATGCCGGCGGCGCGTCGGGCTGGATACGACGCGACCATCAATCTCGGCGAGGATGTCGACTTCCTGATCCGAGTGCTCCTGGAAGGTCGGTACGCGATTCTCCCCGCCCCTGCCTACGCCTACAGTGAGCATGAATCGGTCACTCTCGAGAAGATCGTCGGCGGCCTGCGTTCGCTCAGGCGAGTCTTCCGCAAGCACAAGGAGCGGTTCCCGATCGAGAGCCGGGCCAACGTCGCCAAGGTGATGGCCAAAGAAGGAATCTATCGCTCGGGATTCGCGCTCGGCCTGGGGTATCGGCTGATCAAGCGGAGGTCGCGAACCCCGACGGCCGACGAGCGGAGCGGCTTCGGCCAGGCGTTGACGGAGGTGGCCAACGTCGCCGAGCGGCACTTCGGCCCGGTGGATCGCGCAGAGGACGGGGCCCTCGCACGCTCATGCCTTGGCCAGATGGCGATGGCGACGCGAGGTCCCACATGA
- a CDS encoding O-antigen ligase family protein: protein MRCLWLAWLPLLFLPNFGLGGSTGFGILELSDFLIGPFLILAALAGRRRGRTAIHRLSPLLIGFIVWASLSTLLIRERYGYGNDIAIFNGALKLGRLALYGFAGVLAAGALSDESSRRNYPWALLASGLVVGIALMKVHDPNDAFHTGQAASGYKAANAVSVMMAMLLCYLGGLWIVGLGTPLWRRLAGPGLALMTLGFLISRGRGGWLAALAGAAYLICRRGLSPRLLAGMAGSVVLTGVAYVFIPEFRVELDRTIWPDQQAMVWYQSGVGGFDDGARLSTWSHELSAFTRSPLLGTGFYHRGGASGLWATGSHNFFLQMFLETGLIGGLLVLSIFLRLWILAGSAQSRGLGLDVPTRSALVAALVGGLSGEYFYGGMVIFTLLLIFAPVGCHLIQPEPVWSGHADFKDIFAPEGRDV, encoded by the coding sequence GTGAGGTGCCTCTGGCTCGCATGGTTGCCCCTCCTGTTCCTGCCGAATTTCGGGCTGGGCGGTTCGACAGGATTCGGGATTCTGGAACTATCCGACTTCCTCATCGGGCCGTTTCTCATCCTCGCGGCGCTGGCCGGACGCAGACGAGGTCGGACGGCCATCCATCGCCTCTCGCCCCTGCTCATCGGATTCATCGTCTGGGCGTCGCTCTCCACGCTCCTCATCCGTGAGCGTTACGGCTACGGCAATGACATCGCCATCTTCAACGGTGCCCTGAAGCTTGGCCGGCTCGCGCTTTATGGCTTCGCCGGCGTGCTCGCGGCCGGGGCGTTGTCCGACGAATCATCGCGACGCAACTACCCCTGGGCATTGCTGGCATCGGGGCTCGTCGTCGGGATCGCCTTGATGAAGGTGCATGACCCGAATGACGCGTTCCATACCGGCCAGGCGGCGTCCGGCTACAAGGCCGCGAACGCCGTCAGTGTCATGATGGCCATGCTCCTCTGTTATCTCGGGGGGCTCTGGATCGTCGGGCTGGGGACGCCTCTCTGGCGTCGACTGGCTGGCCCCGGGCTCGCCCTGATGACCCTTGGGTTCCTGATCTCTCGCGGTCGAGGAGGGTGGCTCGCCGCTCTGGCCGGGGCCGCCTATCTAATCTGCCGGAGGGGGCTAAGCCCGCGTCTGCTGGCAGGGATGGCGGGCTCCGTGGTCCTGACTGGCGTCGCGTACGTCTTCATCCCCGAGTTTCGCGTCGAACTCGATCGGACCATCTGGCCTGATCAGCAGGCGATGGTCTGGTATCAGTCCGGCGTGGGCGGATTTGATGACGGGGCGAGGCTGAGCACCTGGTCCCACGAGCTGTCGGCATTCACCCGTTCGCCCCTGCTCGGGACAGGCTTCTACCACCGTGGCGGGGCCTCCGGTTTGTGGGCCACGGGGAGCCACAACTTCTTCCTCCAGATGTTCCTGGAGACGGGACTCATCGGCGGCCTCCTGGTCCTCTCCATCTTCCTCCGGCTCTGGATTCTGGCCGGATCGGCCCAGTCGCGGGGGCTCGGTCTGGATGTTCCCACGCGCTCCGCCCTGGTCGCCGCGCTCGTCGGCGGCCTTTCCGGGGAATATTTCTACGGCGGCATGGTCATCTTCACCCTGCTCCTGATCTTCGCGCCCGTCGGATGTCACTTGATTCAGCCGGAGCCCGTGTGGTCGGGGCACGCTGATTTCAAAGATATCTTCGCTCCGGAAGGTCGGGATGTATGA
- a CDS encoding glycosyltransferase, giving the protein MAEPGMTVVVPTLNRGGFLHDCLADLVAQRHRPLEILVVDQSDAVGDDLAELISRHRDVIAHHRVPFRSLPLARNYGWQHAKHEAILFVDDDIRCGPDLISEHLRALQLPGVGLVGGGIDTPAGPTDLACRTGAYRRWTATPLRGFAASGEGDTDHAPGGNFSAWRRALRAAGGVDEALGLGAALYEETDLCLRAGRAGYRVYFNGRARLIHLAAPGGGCRVDRVADYVHAMSHNRGIMIRRHGRWFHAPVALARLAALGLSYSRHYRVPGALPACIKGSFQGLRAGGRAPSCSIYAEGAPA; this is encoded by the coding sequence TTGGCTGAACCTGGAATGACTGTGGTCGTCCCAACTCTGAACCGGGGCGGGTTCCTGCATGACTGCCTGGCGGACCTGGTGGCTCAGCGCCACCGTCCGCTGGAAATCCTCGTCGTCGATCAGTCGGATGCGGTCGGGGACGACCTCGCCGAGCTCATCTCGCGACACCGAGACGTGATCGCACACCACCGCGTCCCCTTCCGAAGTCTGCCGCTCGCCCGCAACTATGGCTGGCAGCACGCGAAGCACGAGGCCATCCTCTTCGTCGACGACGACATCCGCTGCGGCCCTGATCTCATCTCGGAGCACCTCCGAGCCCTCCAATTGCCGGGTGTCGGCCTGGTCGGGGGCGGGATCGACACGCCGGCGGGCCCGACGGACCTTGCCTGCCGGACGGGCGCCTACCGCCGCTGGACTGCGACTCCTCTGCGTGGATTCGCCGCGAGCGGCGAAGGCGACACCGATCATGCACCGGGAGGTAACTTCTCCGCCTGGCGTCGGGCCCTTCGGGCTGCCGGTGGCGTCGACGAGGCGCTGGGCCTGGGAGCGGCGTTGTATGAAGAGACGGACCTATGCCTGAGGGCTGGTCGCGCCGGGTACCGCGTCTATTTCAACGGCAGGGCCCGGTTGATTCATCTGGCCGCGCCCGGGGGCGGATGCCGTGTGGACCGTGTCGCCGACTACGTCCACGCAATGTCCCATAATCGAGGCATCATGATTCGCAGGCATGGGCGATGGTTCCATGCCCCGGTCGCCCTGGCTCGCCTGGCTGCGCTGGGGCTCTCATACTCTCGCCACTACCGCGTGCCAGGTGCGCTGCCCGCCTGCATCAAGGGGTCCTTTCAAGGCCTCCGCGCCGGAGGCCGGGCGCCTTCGTGCTCAATCTACGCTGAGGGGGCTCCCGCGTGA
- a CDS encoding glycosyltransferase family 4 protein — MGRRCGCPRLLPEGSSAGGGLMILHSFDYPPTHGGISRLCAEVAIGLDRRGACVRILGQAAEGTGGSSIPALLEDRVTSRRPWREWQALRHLWRSRSDRSAVLCGIWYPEGLLATLAGIRPRVIMAHGSELMPPRARWRRGIWRRLQRLVLGSADLVLADSEYTLGLVLASAPKSRAVAVPLAVDHRRFCPGNRAAAKARFDVEDRLVLSSVSRIQAYKGHETVFRAMAAMPSPLRDRFIYLVAGRGPDVGLLRARTEELGVTDLVRWLGYVAEEDLPELYRATDLFVLCTRETPEFQEVEGFGLVFLEAQACGTPVVGTSTGGIPDAIAHQDGGWLIEADDVQGLSDLLLELGERPESFRRAGEAARLRVEREWTWEHYLGRLQRTLHAEGIDLG, encoded by the coding sequence ATGGGAAGGCGATGCGGCTGCCCCCGTCTCCTGCCCGAAGGCTCGTCTGCCGGTGGAGGTCTGATGATCCTGCATTCGTTCGACTATCCTCCGACTCATGGCGGCATCTCACGCCTCTGCGCCGAGGTCGCCATCGGACTCGACCGCCGAGGTGCGTGCGTCAGAATCCTGGGTCAGGCCGCCGAGGGGACGGGCGGGAGCAGCATCCCCGCTCTTCTTGAGGACCGGGTTACTTCTCGACGACCGTGGCGGGAATGGCAGGCGCTGCGTCATCTGTGGAGGAGTCGATCCGATCGATCCGCGGTCCTCTGCGGGATCTGGTATCCGGAGGGACTTCTCGCGACTCTCGCGGGGATCCGACCGCGCGTGATCATGGCACACGGCTCCGAATTGATGCCTCCGCGAGCTCGCTGGCGCCGCGGCATCTGGCGCCGCCTTCAGCGGCTCGTGCTCGGTTCGGCCGACCTGGTCCTCGCGGACAGCGAGTACACTCTCGGCCTGGTTCTGGCGTCCGCACCGAAGAGTCGGGCGGTGGCAGTTCCCCTGGCCGTCGATCATCGGAGGTTCTGTCCGGGAAATCGGGCCGCGGCGAAGGCTCGCTTTGACGTCGAAGATCGTCTGGTGCTTTCCTCGGTCTCCCGGATCCAGGCATACAAGGGACATGAGACCGTCTTCCGGGCCATGGCCGCCATGCCATCGCCGCTCCGGGACAGATTCATCTACCTGGTGGCCGGCCGGGGCCCTGACGTAGGTCTCCTGCGGGCCAGGACCGAGGAGCTCGGCGTGACGGATCTTGTCCGATGGCTTGGCTATGTTGCGGAGGAAGATCTACCCGAGCTCTATCGCGCCACCGACCTGTTCGTCCTCTGCACCCGCGAAACACCCGAATTCCAGGAAGTCGAAGGTTTTGGCCTGGTTTTCCTGGAGGCCCAGGCGTGCGGAACCCCCGTCGTCGGCACGAGCACTGGTGGGATCCCTGACGCGATCGCTCATCAGGACGGAGGATGGCTCATCGAGGCGGATGACGTCCAGGGCCTGTCAGATCTCCTGCTGGAGTTGGGTGAGCGGCCGGAGTCGTTCCGGCGTGCGGGCGAGGCGGCCAGGCTTCGGGTCGAGCGCGAGTGGACCTGGGAACACTATCTCGGGCGGCTTCAGCGGACGTTGCATGCGGAAGGAATCGACCTTGGCTGA
- a CDS encoding glycosyltransferase, translated as MNRSILIVTPFFAPQSHAAVFRAYKLAKYLPQFGWKPYVLTVDRNYLYNEDPTLLEDLPAEVEVTTARYIEPSLRGLRMALGGRDRTFAGLKSERGLAPYEGSKGGTSRSGGIGRVRDYLLRRWVQTPDAHWTWYGPAVRAARQLIRRHEIPLVYTSADPFTSHKIGRTLQREGCRWIADLRDPHAYCGRMHSRYPAVYARQRQLERDAVLRADAVTVASSAIAMILADSYGIEALDRTHFIPTGLDENLVPAGDQPRPRPFPYLLFSGEFLSEYGPEFLEIFASALLRPGVRALGAKLLVVGRLNVNGPQLEPIVRRLGLESHVEFVDHVPQRELYRLLQGAEAGVLISSRRSHWWCLYAKLVDYIAMRKTVVSILPDPSEARTRLSDAGLGLFLDGDREACASKLADFLVGRTARPIPSAAACDRFLANEQVRTFARLFDDLIGGGDSDPVTACHTAAAYIAQGGGRVQLGLWEGDAAAPVSCPKARLPVEV; from the coding sequence ATGAATCGATCGATCCTGATTGTCACCCCGTTCTTCGCGCCTCAGAGCCATGCGGCGGTCTTCCGCGCCTACAAGCTGGCGAAATATCTGCCGCAATTCGGCTGGAAGCCATACGTGCTCACCGTCGACCGCAACTACCTCTACAATGAAGATCCGACGTTGCTGGAAGATCTTCCCGCCGAAGTCGAGGTGACGACCGCCCGCTACATCGAGCCTTCCCTCCGGGGCCTTCGGATGGCACTGGGAGGGCGTGATCGGACCTTTGCCGGCCTGAAGAGTGAACGTGGCCTGGCCCCGTACGAAGGATCGAAGGGGGGAACCTCCCGGTCTGGCGGGATCGGACGCGTCCGTGATTACCTCCTGCGAAGGTGGGTCCAGACCCCGGACGCGCATTGGACCTGGTATGGGCCGGCGGTCAGGGCGGCGCGCCAACTGATCCGGCGGCACGAGATCCCTCTCGTCTACACCTCCGCAGACCCGTTCACCAGCCACAAGATCGGCCGGACACTGCAACGTGAGGGATGCCGCTGGATTGCCGATCTACGCGACCCGCACGCCTATTGCGGCCGCATGCACTCGCGATATCCGGCCGTCTACGCCCGGCAGCGGCAGTTGGAACGCGACGCGGTGCTCCGGGCCGATGCGGTAACGGTGGCCTCCTCCGCGATCGCGATGATCCTCGCGGATAGCTACGGGATCGAGGCCCTGGACCGGACCCACTTCATCCCGACCGGACTCGATGAGAATCTGGTCCCGGCGGGCGATCAGCCCCGTCCCCGGCCCTTTCCCTACCTGCTCTTCTCCGGCGAGTTCTTGTCCGAATATGGCCCGGAATTCCTGGAAATCTTCGCGTCGGCATTGCTTCGCCCCGGCGTCCGTGCGCTGGGGGCAAAGCTACTCGTCGTCGGTCGACTGAACGTGAACGGGCCGCAGCTTGAGCCCATCGTACGGAGGCTTGGGCTCGAATCTCATGTCGAGTTCGTCGACCACGTCCCCCAGCGCGAGCTGTACCGGCTGCTCCAGGGTGCCGAGGCAGGAGTCCTGATCAGCTCGCGGCGATCCCACTGGTGGTGCCTTTACGCGAAGCTGGTCGACTACATCGCGATGCGTAAGACCGTCGTCTCAATCCTGCCGGACCCGAGCGAAGCACGCACGCGCCTGAGTGACGCCGGTCTCGGCTTGTTCCTCGACGGTGACCGCGAGGCCTGCGCCTCGAAGCTTGCCGATTTCCTCGTCGGCCGCACGGCGAGGCCCATCCCCTCGGCCGCCGCTTGCGATCGCTTCCTGGCCAACGAGCAGGTGAGAACGTTCGCGAGGCTGTTCGACGACCTGATCGGAGGCGGAGATTCGGACCCCGTGACCGCTTGCCATACCGCTGCGGCTTACATTGCTCAAGGAGGAGGCCGCGTGCAACTTGGATTATGGGAAGGCGATGCGGCTGCCCCCGTCTCCTGCCCGAAGGCTCGTCTGCCGGTGGAGGTCTGA